CAGATATGCGCGGCCACCATGTCGCGGTGCGCACGCCGGACCTTCAGGCCGCACTCGACTTCTACGTCGGCACGCTCGATTTCCGCGTCGTCGCCAAATGGGACTATGCCGACGAGCAGCTCGCTTATGTGTCGCCCGCGACCGACGATCATTTCTACGTCGAGATCCTCGGCGGCGGCGATCCCCAGCCGCAGGAGGTGCGGACCTATACCGACCTCGGCAGCAGCCTCGGCTGGGCGGGCTATCACCACTTCTGCCTGAACGTCGACAGCGTCGAGGCGACCGTCGAGACGCTCCGCACTCGCGGCGTGACCATCGTCGCCGAGCCGTTCGTGCTCGAAGCGATCAGCCGCAAGCTCGCCTTCTTCTGCGACCCCTTCGGCAATCTGATCGAGCTGGCCGAGGTGCTCGCCTGATCTCCCCCACACGCTGACCGGCCGTCCCTTGCATGAGGGGCGGCCCGCCGCACCAAAACGCAAGGAATACCCCCATGTCCAACTCCATCATGATCATCGGCGCCGGCCCCGGCATCGGCCAAGCGGTTGCCCGCAAATTCGGCCGCGAAGGCTGGCAGGTCGTCCTGACCGGCCGCAACGCCAACCGGCTCGCCGACCTGAACGCTGAACTCACCGCCGATGGCATCATTGCCCGCGC
The window above is part of the Sphingomonas sanxanigenens DSM 19645 = NX02 genome. Proteins encoded here:
- a CDS encoding VOC family protein, which gives rise to MADFIPPAPNSASPFADMRGHHVAVRTPDLQAALDFYVGTLDFRVVAKWDYADEQLAYVSPATDDHFYVEILGGGDPQPQEVRTYTDLGSSLGWAGYHHFCLNVDSVEATVETLRTRGVTIVAEPFVLEAISRKLAFFCDPFGNLIELAEVLA